The genomic window CCTTCCGGAAGGTGGATGTGAAGTTCACCCAGTCCATGGGCCCAGAGTTACCGCAGCACTCTTGCTGGAGAGAGAGATGCGGGTCAGGCGGGCTTGGGCTCAGAAAGGGCAGCTGCTCACCTGAGGCCACACAGTGAGGACAGACAAACTGGACCTGTGCCACAGCTCCCGCATGCCCTGGGCCTCAAAGTGGGGGGTCTGTGTGTAAGGCTGATGGAGGGATTTAGATGCCGCCCGTTCTTgtgtttcacttaaaaaaaaaaaaatgttgataaaAACTGCAGTAAACGACATGAAGAGGCAGATGCCTGACTTTTCCTGGCCCCTGTGGGTGTTTGAATTTGGCCCCTGAATGACGAAAATGGGCTCAGGCATCCTCCAAacatgagttcaaatcctggaCAGCTGTGTCAGTTGGACCAAAAAGGACCTCAAtttccccttcttgactttaATGAAGAATATGGCTTCTGGGACTTGGTGGCCTAGGTTTGAATCCTTCTGGCTCTGTGCTGTCGGGCAACTCACTTCCTTCTCCTGGCCctggcttcctcatctgtaaaaagctGCTTATGACACCTCCCTCACGTGGTGGTTGTGAGGACTAAGTAAGCTTTCAATGTGCTTGGAACAGtgctaaataaatgttaaaacccagtgccgtcgagttgattccaactcatagcggccctgcaggacagagtagaactgcctcatagagtttccaaggagcacctggtggattcaaactgccaaacttttggttagcagccgtagcacttaaccactacaccacctgggtttccaaatAAAATTAGTACTTGATAAACTGTCTGCTATCActattattgttactattattattatgattGAGGCAGTAAAGTGTaatattgtggtgttggcaaagaatattgaatgtaccatggactgccaaaggaacgaacaaatctgtcttggaagaagtacagccagaatgctccttagaagcaaggatggcgagactgcgtctcatatactttagacGTGTTGTcagagggctcagtccctggagaaggacatcacgcctagtaaagcagagggtcagtgaaaaagaggaagaccctcaatgagacggattgacgcagtggctgcaacaagggactcaagcataacagcgattgtgaggatggtgcaggaccgggcagtgttatgttctgttgtgcacaggattgctttgagtcggaaccgactcaacggcacctaacaacaacaacaacatagtgtaATGCCAGGTTCGAATCCCAACTCTGCCACtcgtgtgaccctgggcaagtgacTTCCCTTTCTGAGCCTGTTTCTCATCTGGAAGATGGTGACAAACAGACCCCCTTTCTCACAGAGATCACTGAGTGGACACCTGTGAAGCCCGCACTTATCTACCTCTGTGGACTGAGCCCCAGGCCCTCCCTGTGTGCCCTCCCTATCGTTGTCACCTGCCCTGCGTGGAGTCAGCCCAACTCAGGGCGGCCCCACGCACAACACAACTacacactgcctggtgctgccaCACCCTTGCGATCTGctgtggatcagaccgttgtggcCCGCCGGCttctcactggctggtttttagaAGAAGAtagccaaacctttcttcctatcTGCCTTAACCTggagctctgccgaaacctgttccaCATgacggcaacacgcaagcctccactgacagatgggtagtggcttcGTATGAGGTGCActagctgggaatcgaacctggggctcccacgtggaaggtgagaaagCTGCCATTGGACACCCACTGCCCACGCTGGCCCACCTCAATCATGATGCGGTCCCAGAGGCGGGTCAGCTCCTGGCCCTGGTCCGTGTCTGCACCGTAGAAGGTCAGCATCTGCTTGGTAATCAGGGAGGGGGTGGACACCATCTGCGGAGGGCCGGGAGGAATAGGGTCCAGCAGGACTGGGTGGAAGGGAGGTGGTCCCCATCCCCGGGAGCCTCATCACACCCCGCCCCGCCTCTGCCCGGTTTGTGGCTCACGAAGTCTCGATGGGTGTAGGACGTGATGCAGGAAGCGCACTCAAAGACGTAGACGGTCAGCATGAGCACCAGGTACTGGGGGACAGGGGGGCGTCAGTCAGGGAGAAGCCATGAAGTCACAGCCCCCCCGAAGCATGGATCGGCGGGTAGAAAGGTGGTTTTCTGGACAGTGTAGGGCAATGTGAATGATAGCATCTACACAGTGGGTACACAGGTGTTTGCTGTACAATcgtttcaacttttctgtatgcTTGAGCTTTCTCTATactaaaaaaaatccattgccgttgagtcaattccgactcatagcgaccctataggacagagtgcaactgccccacagggattccagggagaggctggtggatcccaaatgccgaccttttggttaaccgttgtagctcctaaccaccgcaccaccagggctcctttttatacTAAAATGTTGCGTAAAATGAAATCAACAACAAAGtactttaaatatataaaataatctcCAAAGTTAACTATTGACTTGGAATCAGTAGAATAAATgtctactgtaaaaaaaaaaagaaaaaaatattctccaGACGATTCGATTAGAGCAGAAACTAGGTAATGGAAGATATCAAAAAACTAGGGTGAAATTTTGCAGGGTGTGCCAAAGTCATGGTggttgtgctaaaaaaaaaaagctctatagTCGGTGCTTAGTGAAAATTATTTTCCTGTTTTCACCCCTCACCCAAATCCTTAGCTGTCCtcaccctcgccctcgccctcacCCTTAAAGCGACAGGGTTGGGAGGAGGGGGATTTGGGTGTGGAAGTGCCAACCCCACACTGGGAGAGAGGATGATACTGTGTAACAAGCCTGACTGCCTTAAAACAATGTCCTTATCACCCAGAGAAATGTATACCCAAGTATTGACAGGTGAAAGGACTCGGTATCTGGGATCTGCTTCAAAATACCCTGGGTAGGGGTGGAGTGGGGGGATATGGGCAAGCAGAGGGCAAAGTGGAGGAGGCCATGTCAACCTCGTCCACCGTGGATATTGTTGGAACCAGGTCTTGGGCTCACAGGGTTCACCATGCTGTCACTCCAGTCTGCTTGAAATTTCCCATGgcaaaagcttttaaaaaatccaaTGTCTGAGGTAATGGCAAACTGACAGGGGAGACAGATACGgactcagacttttttttttttaagtagttggGTGAACTTTTAGCATTTTGGTTAAATTGTTATGCCAGAGGATAAAATAAGGGATTTGTtttaaagaaagaacaaaccCCCCACCCCAGGCTCCATCTCACCCAGGGCAAAGCCAAAGTCTTCCCCAAGGCCCACCTGATCAGCCCACCCACCCCTTCCCCAGCCCCTCCCTTCTCTCCCCCAcctccctgccctcctctcctcttaCCCTCCCGCCCCTCAGCTCTTGCCACACTGCCTCCTGAGCCCCTCTGACCTCAGAGCCTTTGCCCCTGTTCTCTGCCTGGAGCAATCTTCCCCAGATACGGCCTTGACTAACTCCTGcacctccttcaggtctttgctctCCGGCTGTTAGGCTTTCCCTTCCCCTTCGCCAGCCAGCTCGGGATCTCCCTTCCCTGTTCATTGGCTCCCCCACAGGCCACTGGTGCCCAGGGCCAGAACTTTGATCTGTAGTGCTCAGCACAAGGTTAGCACATGGTTCTTACTCAGCAGGCGTTTGTTGACTCAATAAGTAGCTAGTCCTGGGAGTCTAGAAGACTCTCAGCTGTAGAGGAAGGACAGTGTCAGACAGGCTGGGACCGAAGTTCCTGCCCTCCCAACCACCTGGACTGTTGACCTCATTGGGtcgcagtttcctcatctggtaAGTGGGTAGAAAAGCACTCACCTCAGAGGACTGAGGGAGCTGGTGTCTCTAAATCACTCAGCCTGGTATGGGACACAGGAGagctttggggggggggggctgtcGTCATGCTACTATCATCGTTGTTGGCAgaggttaagagcacaggctcaGGACCTGAATTGCTCAGGTTCAAAGGCTGGCTGCGCCACTTGttggctgtgtgaccctggataAGTGACTTCCTGGAGCCTCAGTTTCAATCTCTGCCAAATGGGCTCACGATTAATAGTAATAGTAACACTTACGTCATGGCAGACTGTGAGGAATAAGTGAGCTGACCCCGGAAAGCATTTAGAAAAGCAGGTAGTGAGCGCTCAGTAATTGGTTAGACtgaaacccgctgccgtcgagtcgacacGGATTTACAGCGACCCTGTAGCTGAGCTGCTGTTACCATTGTCGTTGTTACTGGGAGAATTCACGAGCACAGACTCTGGAGACGGATCTCGGCTGAAGTTCATACCCTAGCCACCCTGCCCAAAGGAAGAGCTGTTCTCCCGtgcaccctccctccttccctgggCCCCCGTTTTCTTCTTTGTAAAATAAGGGTGGCAGCAGAGCCTGGGTTATAGGGCTATGGGAAAATGAAAGGAAGGGATGCCTGTTAGGCCCCAAGTGAGGTGCCTCACTGAACACAcactggtgctgcagtggttgtTGTTATAACCCTGTGACGATAGTTGTTGTGCCAACCCATCCCCACCCCGCTTTTGGGGTCTCACCGTGAGGATCATGGACCGGCGGCGGCACAGTGCGGCGCCCACACCAAAGCTGGCCACCACGAAGAAGGAGAAGCCGCAGAAGATGGCAATCCAGGCGCCCGCGAAGACGTCGTCCTTACCCGAGACGCCCATGAGTGGGTACACATGATACTGGTCCGCTGTCACCCACACTGTCTCGGCGAACAGGGCCAGGCCTGACAGCTGGATGGGGCAGCCCATTAGAAAGGCCTTCTAGGGCCAGGGGCGCCGACCCTGTGAGTTGCTGTGTGGAATTCCCTTCCTCACTCTGAGCTAAGAACAGGGGCAGAGACATTGCCCTCCCACGTTGCTGGAAGCTGGAAGGAGATGCCACGGCAAAACCTGGAGCACATGCCTGCACAGAGATGCTGGGTCAGCCCGCCTGCCCTGAATCGTGTTGTTATTCCCTGAAGAGGGGAAATTTATAAATTACAAACACATTGACCCTTTGGCTCAGCAATTCTACATGCAAGAAATCAATCCTATAGATACACCCGctcacctaggaaaatcacaaacCTATAAGGTTCTTCCCTGCAGCACTGTGGCTAATGGGACCAGGACAGCAAGCAATGGGTACTGTGCAGTCGTGAAAAAGGGCAAGGAGGCTAAGGACTGACGAGGATTGGTGAGCCACaggctataccaaaaaaaaacccaaacccactgctgtcgagtcgattccgactcatagcgaccctataaggacagagtagaactgccctcatagggtttccaaggagtggctggtggattccagttgccaaccttttggttaacaaccgagctcttaaccactgtgccaccgggggctcCACAGGCTATActaccaggagaaaaaggcaCATGTGGAAAGGGATGTGAAATGAGCTACATTCTGGAGGAAATGGGCATAATTGCTTCTATTTGCTTACCGCAATATTGGAGAAATTAAACATCCAGTTACCTACAGGGGTGAGGGATGGGGAGCAAGGAGGCAGGGGGCTGTCTCAGTGGACACCTTTtggcaacaataaaacaaaatgcttGCAGACCACTTATTGTGAGCCAGGCATGGGTCCAAGTAAGTGCTTGCAGTGTGATAATCGTTGCTGTTATAACCTGCAGAGTTACTATTGGCAGCGGGGCCAGTGAGAATAGTAACCAGGTGCCAAACGCTGTTCTACACTCATTAATCCAGTaattcatttcatcctcacagcaTTTCTATCTTATCTGCAtcttatggatgaggaaacaggcCCAGGGAGGTTACATGGTTGGCTCCAGGTCTCACaactagaaagtggcagagccaggatttgaacccaggcacacacattgaaaaaaaaaaaaacccacatgaaCTAAAATAGATTGTGATTATCCGTTACTCTGGGCCTCCCATGTGCTAAGCAGTGACTTTACGTCCATAATGACGTTGGTGATGATAGCTAGCATTTGTTGTGCACTTTTTTCAGCGCTGAGGTTGTATGTGGATCAGTGCATTTAAGCTACACAAACAACAACCCACACAATGAGGACACAGTCGGGGAAGAAGGACACAGAGAAGTCAAGTCACTTGCTGAAGGCCAGACACAGGGACAGGTGGAGCTGGGGTTTGAATCCAGGCTGCTTTGACTGACAGTCTGCCGCGTCAGCTTGCCGGGGGGTCCTGAGCCCTCAGCCCCCACTGCAGGCTCCAGATTCCCCCTTTCCTGCCACACACCCACTTAAGTACCCCAATACTGGGGGGTGTCTCACCAGAATAATGATGTTGCCCACGACCAGCAGCCCCACCACAACCGGAGATCCTTTCTTCACCTCTGCCGCCGCAGAAGCCATGGTCCTGCCTGGGACAAGTGAGCAGGGGTGAGGCTGGGCAGAGgccaggaggggagggaggaccCAGCCAACCCACCTCCCTCACCTCACACCCTAGCTGCCAAGGGTGGCCCACGACTCTCTGCTGGACCCAGTCTGGTACTGAATGTGCCCAGCCTCCCACAACCCTGGTGGTGAGCACTGAGCGGAGACCCATTGTACAGAAGAGGAAACCAGGGCACAAGCAGGGCAGTCACTGGCTGGAATGCAAAGGTGCCCTCCCTGAGCCCCAGGTCCTCCCTCACCAGCCCTCCACACCCCTGCTGCATCCAGCCCTTTGGACCTCCTCCTCACCTTCTCTGCCTGAAGCCCCTCTGGCCACAGTGGCTAGCTATATATGCCCAGGCCCTTCCTCGGGCCAGTCTACcaggaatggggaaggaggagaagGTATCCAGATGAGGGGGCAAAAGGCCAGGCAGGCAGACCAGGGTAGGGGTGTGGCTTTTATGAGCTCCCCTCCAAAGTGATTTATGAGCCTGAAATTCCAGATTGTGCTCCGGTCTGGCCACTTGGGCAGGGTGATGAGTGTGTTCCCTGCCCATGGCCCTTGTTCCCAGGCTtcggtggtgatggtggagggggAACTGGTGAGTGCCCTGCTGGAGCCTCCCACTGCCTCTCTCCCTAGGACACAAGGCCTTCCAAGGAGCAAGGAAGAGAGCAAGAGAGATACAAGTTGGACCCGTGTGTGAATTCCATCTTTGTCTcctctggctgtgtgaccttgggtgggTGGCGCCACCTCTCTGAGGCCAGGAGTCCAGGGAGACGGCAAAGCAGGGAGGCGAGGGTAGGGCCGGGTCAGAACTGTGGGGGGTGGGTGCGCAGGGGGGTTTCAACGGGGACTCTGAAGCAAAGAAGGTGGAGAATTGCACCTAAGATGTGTGCCTGAGAGGAGTTAAAGGCAACACGCGTACAACGTGGGGACTGGGGTGTGCCAGAAAAAGGGAGGGGGGTACTGGATGGGCCTGGTGGGAGAAACAGCACTCCTTCCACCCACAAACGCACGCACAAGTACGCGGACAAGGCAGAGGCACAGTGAGGAGCCATGGGTGGAAACGTCTTCAGGCTGCAGTCAGAGAAGAGAtgtaggttcaaatcccagctctgcctcttctGTGCCGTGACTTGACATGTGTCTTCGCCCATCATCGGAATGGGCATCACAGACCGCCTTCCCGGGCAGCGGAGGGAACTGAGTGAGGGGGTGTCTGCAAAGCCCCCGGCGTGGGCGGTGGCCTCGCCTCCGCAGCTGCGCCCCGAGAGCCCTAAGTCCCCTCCAGTGGCTCCTGGTGGCGCGGGCTGATTCCGCAGGCGGAAAAGGTGGCTAGGGGCCCCCAGTCCCTCCCCAGAACGTCTCAATTCCCAGGGCCAGGGCGTTTATTGCGTTTTCTGTCCGAGCTCTGACTCCCCCAGCGTATGTGAGACGGACAAGCAGAGGCACTTCAGATGCCAGTGGGGCCGTGATGAGACAAAAAGGATGTTTTCCCGTCAAAACGGTCGATTTGGCTTCTAGTCAGTGCATTTTAGATTTAAAATAGTTTTTCTCTGTTGATTCACATTTATGTTGACCGAGAAGACTCCACATTTTATAAGTCCCAGCTGAAATAACTTGCAAAACGTGAGGATCAAGCTaataatatgaaatatttttgtcAAATAGCTGGTAACtgtccttgttgttagctgccatccagtcggcccctgactcgtggcggccccatgcacaacagggtTGGATCATTGGGGTCCATAGGGTttacactggctgattttttgcaaatagattgccagacctttctttctagtatTAGTCTAGAAGCGCCTCTGAAACCTGTCGAGCATGCATGGgggcaacaggcaagcctccactgacagacagacagacagacggtgCCTGCGCCTCAGGAGCTCTCGGTGGGAATCCAATCTGGTTCTCCCGCACGAAGGCGAAAGCtctagcactgaaccaccactgcccccaactGTTGGTAGTTGGAAGTTACACAAAATGACCAGTAAAAGCAAAAATTGTCATCAGTGGGGTATTAATATGCCACCAGTCATAAAAGGGATCCGTTTTCTTCTGAAACGTGATGCCAGTACACTTTGATGTCTAACGTCAGTTTCCACTATTCTTACTGTTACATAAGTCCGTCTTCAAAACAGTCAGTGTTGAAATGTTATTTACTTCCTTAAAAAAGTGCAATGCTAACATATCCTAAAGATAAACATACGCCTACTTGAGAACCCAGCCCTTCCTCCTTGGGAATTCCTTCTGCCTCTCTTCACCAAACGCTATGAATGTAATTCACAGAAGCCCCAAAAGGGAAACCACCAGCAGTAGAAGGGATAAACAGGCATACTAGTCACCAGTAAAAGGGAACAGCCTCCTGTTACACACAACTACAGGAATGAATCTCGGGAGTATTACGCTGGGTGAAAAAaacccacattaaaaaaaaaactatcatcaTAGCACAATTCTAGGTAAATGTGTAGAACAGGCAAAGCCAACCTAGGGTGGAAAAAAAAGTCAGGGTAGTATTTACTCCAGGGAAGAACGTGACTGGGAGGAGAATGAAGGGGACTTTTCTTtcttgggagctctggtggcacagtggttaaggtcagcggtttgattccaccagctgctccttggaaaccctatggggcagttatgaggtcgctgtgagtcgcaatccacttgatgacaggggatttggtttttttggtttctttcttggTCTGGACGCTGGTTACATGGGGATGTTCAGATCGTGAAAATTCCTCAAGTTGTACACTCATGATATGTTCGTTTTCTGTatacatttgtttttttaattacggTGACTTCACAGAGGGTAGATCCTTTCACAGAAGTGTCCTCAATGTGTTAAAACAGTGTTTTCCAAAGAGGGCACCTGAAATGATTTCAGGCTGTACACATGGACATGGCATGAAATGATACAAGATTCACATAACGAGAGAGTTACCCAGCCCTCAGCCCGTCCTTCTGATGCCATCTCAGATAAATACACCTCTAACCCGACTAGAATTTGACAACACATCTTCattgtttttatgtttaaaaCAAGACGCCCTGTTTTCCACGTCAGTGGTGATATGaaagtttctgtaaaaaaaatttattacaaAATATTCCAAGTAtacaaaaaaatgtagaaaataatgtaacaaaaacccatatactcaCAACCCAACTTCGTCAAATCTGAATATTTTCCTACATTcactgcagattttttttttaagaagcaacACATCGTGGATTCCTTTGAAGCCACCTGATCCCACTCTAGAGATAAGCTCACTCCTGAGTTTGGAATTCCTCATCTTCAGCATTCCTGGCCCATCTTCACTTCTGGATCTTAGGTGTCATGGTTTGAGTTAATCCCACGTAGTTTATAGGGAGCAGCGGGGTTCCTCCACCTGCCGTGTGGGAGATCTGGTCTGATTCCtgaccagtgcacctcatgtgcagcccccacccatctgtcaccgGAGGCCTgggtgtcgctatgatgctgaacagcttcgGCGGCGCTTCCTgacaaagatggactaggaagaaaggcctggagattgacttcagaaaatcagTGATTTATttcatgaaaaccctacagatcaaaCAGTCTAGTCCTCAGATAGCCGATAGTGGGgagggagcaggactgggcagcgtttcattctgttgtgaatggggtcgccatgagtcagggtgacttaatggcagctaacaacaacactcagGTTATGCCTCATTACTCCTGACAAGACCCTTCTTGTTGTAAATTTATTCCATTATattcccatggaaaccctggtggcgcagtggttaagtgctacggctgctaaccaagaggtcggtagtttgaatccaccagccgctctttggaaactctatggggcagttctactctgtcctatagggtcactacgagtcggaatccactcaatggcagtggttttagtttttttgattttatattcccatgccccattctttttcagtgCCCCCTACTGGCAAACATTATAATATGTtcatgtatagtttttttttgtttgtttttttttgctgcGCTGTGTTCTTgtacgagccctggtggtgtggtggttaagagctcagctgctagccaagaggttggcagtttgaatccaccctggaaaccctatgaggcagttctactctgttctgtggagttgctatgaatcagaactgactcaccgGCACTTAACggcaacaattcaatccataacagaactcttacaactcaacaacaaaaagacaaacaacccaattaaaaatgggcaaaagactcgaatgaacatttcatcaaagaggatatacaaaaggccaa from Loxodonta africana isolate mLoxAfr1 chromosome 11, mLoxAfr1.hap2, whole genome shotgun sequence includes these protein-coding regions:
- the UPK1A gene encoding uroplakin-1a, whose protein sequence is MASAAAEVKKGSPVVVGLLVVGNIIILLSGLALFAETVWVTADQYHVYPLMGVSGKDDVFAGAWIAIFCGFSFFVVASFGVGAALCRRRSMILTYLVLMLTVYVFECASCITSYTHRDFMVSTPSLITKQMLTFYGADTDQGQELTRLWDRIMIEQECCGNSGPMDWVNFTSTFRKATPEVVFPWPPLCCRRNGNFIPLSEEGCRVGHVDYLFTKGCFEHIGHAINSYTWGISWFGFAILMWTVRGGEPMGQVGCGHGAGVSLS